A DNA window from Argopecten irradians isolate NY chromosome 10, Ai_NY, whole genome shotgun sequence contains the following coding sequences:
- the LOC138333419 gene encoding uncharacterized protein — translation MEVPCTALIHVLVGILYIQVTKATICYETNDNFGFTQTVIIYCGEDEVCCGDQRNRECCEDDVEDIIGVIIGCVLGLVVFVIVVVVIVCLVKQCNKTSQKGAVINPYPVTSAGVGAVGNQPQPYYSGPPAIRQQPLNNFFTVQPTTSEPNDIPPPFVYIPP, via the exons ATGGAGGTACCATGTACAGCACTTATACATGTGTTGGTAGGAATACTGTATATCCAAG TGACCAAAGCGACTATCTGCTATGAAACGAACGATAACTTCGGATTTACGCAGACTGTCATCATTTATTGTGGCGAGGATGAAGTTTGTTGCGGTGACCAGAGGAACAGGGAATGCTGTGAAGACGACGT GGAGGATATCATTGGCGTCATCATTGGCTGTGTATTAGGACTCGTAGTCTTTGTCATAGTAGTGGTGGTGATCGTGTGTCTGGTCAAACAGTGTAACAAAACGTCTCAGAAAGGAGCTGTTATAAATCCATATCCGGTCACTTCTGCTGGAGTCGGCGCAGTCGGTAATCAACCACAACCGTATTACAGCG GCCCTCCTGCGATCAGACAACAACCACTCAATAATTTCTTTACGGTTCAACCAACCACATCAGAACCCAATGATATTCCACCTCCCTTCGTTTATATACCTCCTTAA